The nucleotide window TGCTGATGCATACTTGGGGAGCTCGCCATACAATGATCAAAGTTTGGAGGATTCGAGTGATGACATTGATAGTTAGGAAAGGATAGATATCGATGGTACAACAATTATCACACCTTTACCTCCCACCCAGACAATGGTAGATGACCAAATAGATGATACTGAGTTTTCTGATCGTGATGGAAATGACATTATGTACAATAATTGATTTCTTATACACTATATTGTCCTAAagtatgaaagagaaattcacatCTTTTTTCATATggttgaattattattattttcacatgttcatttattttcattgtccaGACATGTGCTTCTGTTTTGGAATATGTTTCATTGATAATGAGATTCACAATTTGTACGACTTGTATATTTTAATATGCAATTGTTCACAAATCAAGTTGTTCATTTTATGAATCTCCATTTAAATGAGAAATATTTGATTATCATATTGTCATATTGCTAGACATATACAGGTTTTAAACATAAGTACTAGACGCAGGGTTAGGCAATCTGTAGGCCCTATGACTGATAACACCAGCCAACCTCAGCTGCCCCAAACTAATGTTGGTCCTGCCCAACCTCAGCTGCCTCAAGCTACTAGTGGTATAACAAAATGTGTTCTTCTCTCTTGGACAATATGTTTTACCATGTAATTTGCTTTTGTTAATTAGTTTTATATGTACCATTGTGATTTTATTCAACAGATTCAACGTCCAAGAAAACAAAGACTCGAGGCCCCATAAGATCCTTTGATGTTTGAAAAATGCGTGAAGGTCAACGGATTTCTATTTCCATCAACGATCTAGGGTAGCCCGATTGTGACAATGCTAGTAAGCTGACAAATTTCATAGGGACAATAGCACGCAATGGGGTATATGCTCCCCTTACATTTAATGATTGGAGGGCGGTGCCAAATGCGAAGAAAGATGATATGTGGGGGCTTGTCACGGTAATGGTTacgatgctttttttttttgttcattatgTGATTGTCCGCTTTTAACATGTGATGCAATCCAAGTTTGAGTTTGACAGTAATGCTAAGGCTTGGGTGTTGAAGTCACTTGGTAAAAAATGGAGGGAATGGAAGGGCAAGCTGAAGAAACTCTACTACTCTTCTCATGAGACTGATAAGGAGCGGCTTGCAGATCTTGATGGGCGGGTCCAAGAAGATCAATGGAAGATTCTCGTTCAGTTTTGGAACTCTGAAGAGGGGAAGGTATGCCTCATTCAATTATAAAATTATACAAAATCTTTTGCTGATATTTTATAATTTACTGTCTGTGTGTCACATATAGGCtcgttctaaaaaaaataaagagaatcGGAAGAAACAACTAATTAACCACGCGGCAAGCTCGAAGAGTTTTGCGCGAATACGTGAGGAAGAGGTAAATTTTATTAATAACCTGACTAACCATGTTAGTATATTTGTGTTATATAACTTGTTTGCATAATAATAGAGGAAAATGGCTAATGGGTCAGATCTGAGCCGGGCAGATATATTTATCTTGACTCATACATGCAAAGATGGAAAGCCTATGGATGAGGCCTCATCAGTAGTAATGGTATGTTAATGTATTTACATGCAAGAAGAGCTCCATATAAATGTGTAGCAGCAACTATAGTATTTACACATTAACTGTTACAATGTGATAATTATTATTGCAGAAAAAACTCAATGAAGAAATATCTCAGCAACCCGGGACCTCACAGAGTAGCACAGCAAGGGATGATCTATTATCTCAAGTTATATGAGAAGACAAGTATGGTCGTGTCCGCACTTATGGGTTAGGACCATCTCCATCTGATTTGTGGGGTACAACATCCAGCCAACAAAGGATGACTTTCATTGATCAGAGGAGATATGAAAGATATGAGGAACTACATGCTGATATAGTCTCTCTTAAAGAAAATATAGCTGCACTCTCATCCTTAAGAGAAGCTGAAATGTCATCCCTTAAAGAAACTATGGTTGAAATCTCATCCGCAAGAGATGCTGAAATTTCTTCCTTGAAAGAAACTTTGATGAAATTGATAGCCACTATGAATAATGCAAACAATAACCCACCCACAGTATTCAGTGCTGCAGCTAGTTCTAACATGAACCAACTGTCCTCATCATCAAGTCATTGGGTGAACTCTCAggtaattatattatataaatgtcTTTATTTACATATGCACTATGTCCTAGATTATATATAGTTTAGTTGGTATTTAATGATTGATATTGATTTATCATTTGCAGAAACACTCGACGAATAAGGGGAAGACCACGAGTTACACTAGCGCTGGGGTAATTCCTTATACCAAGTGAAtagttcttttattatattttgatgTTATTGTGTTCTTAATTATATGTGGTATACGGATGAGTGTTTATTCAATACAATGCAGTTTGTCAAAtagtgaattttattttataggaTGTGACTAGAGTTCTTCTTACAAGTGTTGTCAAACCCGGAGTTACTATTGCTAAAGGAATTGTTTGGAGCAAGGATCCGCTCACAAAAGTAGGGGGGCACGAACTTGGAATTGGTTTTTGGGAAGTATTAATTCATGTGGCAATAGTACGGGAACAATATAAAACAATTGGGGATGCTATTGGAACGAGTATTGTTTGACCCTCTATTATGTGTAaggttagatttttttattttttatttccatatACAATAAAATTTCCTGTACAAGAATGCGAGtactaattaatttttttttattgttttgttttgtaggtttaaGGAGAGATGGATTGAGCTAAATGAAaggatctttctctctctctctctcttgtaaatgTTTTATGTTTTGTGCATGGGTTTAGGACTGATGTGTGATTGGTTTTGGATAGAAAGTGTTTAACTctcattttggaatttggattgaCTTAAGATCCAATGCATATGACAGGTTGGGTAACTAAATCAACAAGTTAGCCAACATGATTTACTCTTGTTCTTATCAATTTTCTTTATAAGTCAATGCAACTCTTGTTCTTTCCATGTTTCCTTACAACATTAATAGGATGGCGTTGACCTTTTTTAGCGTGTTTTTTGTGGCAGTGTTAGATGATGGAAGCCAAGCGAAGGAGAACAACTACATTTATGTAAGTATTATAagtcttaagctccatttggtcatcacatcaatctttatgaatataattttttatcaaaccaaatggatcttaagccccttttttaactccgccaatgcaactacttgcattgccggtcccaagcccgagtAAAGGACGAGGGAGAAAGGCTTGAGCGTCAAAGTTAGTTTTCTGGATCTATGATTGTCtctgtttttcctattcatccctcttttttattactttgattgtATTGtgttggtttgtttgtttttttatttttatttttgtggagCAGGCATGCCTGGCTAATAAAACATGtggatgatgtatgttttttttggTCATTATAGATTCTTTTCAAGTATCATCCTACGAAGAGCTTTGCGGCAAATGACATGTTTGGTGTTCTTGTCAACTGTGACTGTGAGGCACATCAGACCAATGGTCTCGATAATTGAGCCATGGCCCCACATGCACAGAAACCTGTGCAGGCAATGTTTTTGCTGTCTCAAAATTATACCatttcttcctttttgttttctaAAATTGGACTGGTTATCTTTGTTTGACACGGTTAAAATGTATTGAAATTATCAGTGATGGTGAGTTGAGCAAGCTGTGTTTCTAAAATGATTGGAAGACTCCTTCAGGGTAGCAATAATCCAGACAATCTGTTGCTTGCTGGGTTTAGCCCTATCAGGTactaggcctagatttcaagcttGGGCATTGTCCTCAGGCCATGGCAAAAACTATAGAATTTTGGTTTTGTAATTGTTTTCCTGCAAATCAGTTTGTGATTTTTTCCATATTTTGTAACTCTTTCTGCAAAAAATCAGTAGAGTGATTTGGGTGATCTCTTGTTTTGATTTGGTCATGGGAGCAGTTGTTGTCATAATCTCACTAGGGTTGCTACTGGTGGTGATCTCTTCTGGTGAGTCTAGTTATTTAAGCACTAAGGTGTGTTAGCTGACTGTTTTGGTCATGGGAGCAGGATGTTCTTCCTTATTTATAGTCTTCTATCATTGCTGACTTTTTCCTTATTTCACTTTCCATTATAACTGATAGTTCTTATTTTTGCACTACCAGTGGGTACGGCTTTTGGAAGATGGGTCTGTGAATTACATAGTTGGTAATGGATCTTATTTCTAGTCTTTTATCATTGCTGACTTTTCTTTAATACCGATTCAAGTGACTCACCTAGCTTTTAAATGATGCTTATGACATCAGTATGTATGTTCTTCCTTACTTCAAATGATGCTTCTGACAtcagctaattttattttttattttggtgaTTTTCACTGTTGTATCTTCTTCTTTGAATTCTTTTATAATAGTTAGCATGTTGGCAAATAGTTCTTTGTGGCATTGACAAAAGTCACGTCTCTGTATGTTTTGTGCTTACTCTATGTTATTTGACTATTCAGGTATTATCTCAATTGTATTTTGAAAGTTTTGAGTTTTTTGTTTATTTCATGCAGGAACCTGCATCAGAGATACAGGAcaagattttatttattattaataatatttcAGCTTCAAATATGGATGGGAAAGCAAAAGAATTTACTGATGTCCTGAAAGAGTAGTACTATCCATGGTTTGCTCAGTATATGGTGATGAAAAGGTGAGAAAAATCTTATGAATAACCTTTAGTTTCATCAGGTGATTTTTACTTTACTGGGACATTCTATTTGACAGAGCAAGCATTGAGCCAAATTTTCATGAGCTGTACTTGGAAGTTCTTGGAGAAAGTTAATTCAAGTTGCTGAATAGGGAGATTGTCAAAGCTACTTATGAGAATTGCAAGGTGCCTTCGCAAAACTTTTTTGTTAACCCTGGTTGTCATTGTCATCACACATATTTTCCAATCTCCCATAGACATGGACGAATGAGGTCCAGCTAGAGCTTCTACAAGGGACCTTCAAGTGCCTGGAATGCAGTTTTGTCAGCAGGAATGTCGAATAACAATTCAAATACACTGAGGTGCGTTTGACTCCATTCCTCGAAAATTGCATTTTACCGATTTCTACCCTTCAATATGTTAGGATGAGATGTTTTATTGTGATTTGCACTTTATACGTTGGGAATGTTGTTCTTGCAACTGCCATGTACATTGTCCACAGTTTTAAAGGTTTGATTTGAATTGCCAGTAATATATTAATGTTCAAATGTTTGCCAAGCCCATAAACATGCATAAGGCAGGGGCTGCACCTAATCAGCTCAATCTCCCATTACCTTTAATAACCTCATGATGGTATATCGTATGGTACAGCATTCCTACCGTGCATTGTGCATTGGCCAGCTTTTTGCACCTGTCAGCTTGTTTTgcgcattgtggcccacctgatgagttgaccacCTTGATTCTTGGTTCACTGCAACAAAAATGTGTAAAACCGGCACTTTGGGAGCATCATGCACCAGCGCTATTTAAAAGCAGGCCCACGGATGtttctatataaaaataaaaatcagaatctTATTCAAGCTACAGGTGGACATAGGACCTTTAGAGAGGGATTATTGGTAAACACAATCCGAAATGCTagacccaaatagctgggacaaagcTATGATAATGACAACAAATCTATCTTAAGGACGGTATGTTGTTATAGATCTGAGTATCTGAGGTTTCTGATTATGTTGGTTTCCTAGTTAGGTAATGTTTGTGGTTTCTAAATTTTTCTGTTGAGTTAATGCGTTGTGCTTAATAGTTTCTCATATGTTTGGATTCCTTTGTGCTTGTCATGTTGGTTCTGTAGAGCTCATCTGTTACTTGTTTCTGTCTTGTTCACCTTGTTAGATATGCCAAGAGTTCTGATTTGCAGGTTAGACACTTACAACTACAAATGTTTTTACAGGTTAGAGATTTTTTTGCTGGTCAGTGTTTAAGAGTAAGACGGCTTGTTCGACTTCACAGGAGAAGACAATTAGATTTAGTCAGCATGTTTCTCTCCGTCTGTTTGTTTTTGTTTGGTAGTCTTATTTTATGCTTATACCTATGAAGACACTTAATTTAatggatttgatattgaatttggtatgcttatatgttgaaattttcagcatttttacaggttgagaagtgggttgatccaaaattctgttgACAGTGTAATCTCTAATTGCTTTATGCTTCTTGTAGGTGCATTTGCTGTGTATTTGGAGCCATGGCATTTGCTAGAATCGGAGACTTTTGGACAGGAGATAATTCAGCAGACTGGGATCACCTTTGAGTCTCAGTTCCAATGATCTTGACTCTTGGCCTTACTGGGATGTCATTCTCTGGTGAGTAAAGCTCATGAATTGATTGGCTCAAGGTGTTTCTATTTGATCGTCATTCTCCTTTTTTTAGGTAAATTattttgatggatgtattttatacAGGTGCTGATGTTGGTGGATTTTTTGGCAACCCTGAGCCTGAATTGTTAGTTCACTGGTATCAGCTAGGTGCTTACTATCCTTTCTTTAGAGGCCATGCCCATCATGACACCAGAAGGAGAGAACCTTGGATGTTTGggtaatatatttatttagtttaAAAGAATGTTCAAAATGGAAATTTATACTTTGCACTTACATTGCATTGTGCATATTAAATTGCTAGCCTTACTGGGATTCAGGACCCATCAACAATTAGCTAGCTACAAGTGCATCGAGTTTTCTTCTAGTTGCTACACTTAAGAAAGCATGTATGTattaatgttgaatattgaatctgTAGTAGAATTCACTTTTATGTAAATGTTACAGGTGGACCTGCAGCTGAAGCACGTGCAATGTTGGATCTTGGTATCCAGTactggactagttgaggatgggCTTTTGCCGATTTTAATGATGGTGGAAGTACAGGTTTGGCCTTGAACTACGTATGTGCATGATTTTAGTAATTGTCAATTATTTTGGAATTAATTATTTATCCTATGATTGGATTGGTGAAATCAAGCATGGAGTTCAGGTTGGTTGGATTGACCCATCTTTTATGTGTGTGCAGTCAATTTGGTCCTTAgattattttctatatatatgaCTTGGACTAGTACCAACTATATAGGCACAAATTAGACATTATTCCAGATTGATGAAACAACTAGTTCATCTTCCTTCAGAGTGTTTAGCTTGGTAAAGTCACCTCCTTATTGTGCATGTGGTGCAACATTTGTTTGTTCCATATACACATATTCCAGGCCTTTACTGATGTGGAATAACCAGCAATTTTGTGGAATAAATTATTTATCTGATGGTTCAGTTGATGAAGGAATAGATTTGGAGGTGGGCGTTAGTTCCATAACTCTCTGCTCCTCCATGTGATATGAATGTTTTAGTTCATACATTATAAAAAGGACAGGACTGCAGTTATAGTTGACTACATTTTCGAAATGGTGGTCAGTAATTCACAAGAGTTGTACATGTGCAGCATCCCATTGTATTAAAATCTTGGCCCCACTGTGGATTGAGCATTCCACAAAAGTTATACTGATCAAACCATCCCTAACCATCCGATTAGTGACTATCaagtggatggttaaaaataaaatggtgAACTGTCCCAATTCAGCAGTCTAAATTGCTTAGTTAAGATAGTCAATTTTCTGGCTATGCTCCATACACATTGGGGCCGATGGATTGGAAAGTCTGGATTTTCATGTACGCATACGATTTttatggtggatgagtcaccacctgAATCTAGCCCTCCACTGCATGAGATTTCAAGCTTTGACAAAGTGGGAGTAGCTCTAGATGACGGAAAGTGGTGATATTATCAATCATAAAGCAGAGTATTGATGAGTTACTCTGTAGTTGAGGTTTTTGTGCAGTGTTGCTGCTACTGCTTTACTAAGTAGTATCATACTCACTGCTTGCGCTGTTGGCCCATCCAAACTTTTTACTTGAAATGCAAACAAGAAAGATAAGACAGCTAGATAGAAAGATTTCACAGTTTATTCAGCTCCGTATGCCAAAATGCTAGAATTATGGAAATAGCAAATATTCGTTCTGATCCTATTAATCTTCAGAGAAGTAATATTATGCTCGAGTCTTTTTCACACTCCAAGGtaatcttcctttttttttattttttctttttgggtcttTTGAAAATTACGTAGATTTGTATTTATCTTGTTCTCTTTTCCCAAGACaacttttaattaatttatttttttttcttttatagaccCTATACTATAAGTAGAGTAACATTGTaaccatggttatgccattgatgGGAAGCCACGTAAAGCGCCGAAAAACCAACTTCCATGGAGCAGCTAAGGACTAGCCTGGTTCTGGCTATCATAGGAGCAATTTTCAAAAggctaatggtgggtgatccactcttctcgttgcatacaagtggggcaatccagagttcaaatcacttcagccttttgacgccactcgtgctaggagtaagaccatatagaggatttgtttttatttatttatttacattcaagaccatttattgtaatatttttttttattgtgtggcaatataaattttgtttaatatttagttttatttgtattgcatcatttttatgtttcaaatatttaaaaaatattactGGCATGCTGGGGCCTCACAAATCTATACAAAGAACTCTACCGGCGCTTCTGTAGAAATCTTACGGCGCTTTTTCGCAAGAAAAAGTGTACACAAACTATTTTTATCGGCGCTTGTTCGCGTCGGAAAAACAGACAGCTATCGGCGCTCAGAAAGGCGCCGTTAGAAGTTACCTAGCGCCGCCAATACTTTTAGcgacatacccatttatcggCGCTTGAGTAGCGCCAATAATAGAATACCAGCGCTTTTATGGACTTATGGCGGCGCTTGTGAGCGCCGCTAAAACTCTCATTTGTTGTAGGGTACACCTCTTGAAACTATTACCCATTCTTAAAAGGAAAGAGTGAATCTAAAGAAGATCCCTCGACATATAAGTTCCTTTTGAATAGTCATCAGAGAGAGAGCCAAAGAGAGTGGAAATTGAGAGGGAAAAGGAAGGACACCTCACCTCCTATAGGCATCGTTTTAAGCTAATTTAAAGACATTTCATTGTATTAAATTTAGTTCTGAAGATAAAAccgttttataaaaaaaaaagggaatttttGATGACCTGGAACAGTGATGGCTGAAACATATACAAttggaaattgtacatgtggcattcgttaactcaaattaaaccatccacaTTTCAGGACTACACCGTAGTTTAGATAGGTCATCGTTCCAAAATTACattgtttgaacaatcctaacctttgatataCTGGCACTTATCCAAACAGCAAGAAATAACAAGCAAAAACATCtctgtttttttgttttatttatttattaaagaaAGATCTTTGTACCCAAACAGGCCAATGTCCACCAACAGGCTATCTAGATTATCCAATCAAGTCGTAACTTTTGATTTATGACCCACCACAATTTTGAATAGGTATAATTTATTAATgtcatttttcttttaaattttgaaatatgctctc belongs to Magnolia sinica isolate HGM2019 chromosome 8, MsV1, whole genome shotgun sequence and includes:
- the LOC131254160 gene encoding uncharacterized protein LOC131254160 codes for the protein MTFIDQRRYERYEELHADIVSLKENIAALSSLREAEMSSLKETMVEISSARDAEISSLKETLMKLIATMNNANNNPPTVFSAAASSNMNQLSSSSSHWVNSQKHSTNKGKTTSYTSAGDVTRVLLTSVVKPGVTIAKGIVWSKDPLTKVGGHELGIGFWEVLIHVAIVREQYKTIGDAIGTSIV